A genomic segment from Salmo trutta chromosome 38, fSalTru1.1, whole genome shotgun sequence encodes:
- the LOC115178446 gene encoding zinc finger protein 79-like isoform X1: MSSQSYSPPASEEVCWTEKAALGMNIVVKEEEEEDITVIGMEEACRMKKEEEEAITLKGGEIPFVVKEEEGIQAVTVEEVEAFRIKKEMASSITLKEEPFGGKEESITLKEEPFGVKEEEETEDPINTDPKTRQYAVFCPSQGSTVKEDIRKVQDVSTVVSNVVPVNPRQFGGDDDSIHCNKEWDVKDKDWFPSNRLKAESAPESHTPEQRGCGDMSFPLPGSPGRASPTAALLWGLKRVSVRLVDCRKTPGLSGTVRGKEEGDSDSSERPDSEGPEMSKPGRQHHCSQCGKSFTRLGSLKRHEGIHAGEETYHCSQCGKSFTRLFSLKRHEMIHTGEKPFHCSQCGKSFTRLWHLQMDERRHRGEKPFCCSDCGKSFTQLGSLKEHERMHTGEKPFNCSLCGKRFTHLGSLKGHESMHRGEKPFHCSHCGKSFTRLGHLKTHERIHTGEKPFHCSLCGKSFTQLGGLTKHKILHKGEKHFHCSLCGKSFIQLWGLKTHEWTHIKEKPHPCSQCGKSFTQSRYLKKHELTHSAEKP, translated from the exons ATGAGCTCAcaaagctactctcctcctgctagtgaagaggtctgctggacggagaaagcaGCTCTGGGGATGAACATTGTCgtaaaagaagaagaggaggaggatattacAGTGATAGGAATGGAAGAAGCTTGTCGAatgaaaaaggaggaagaggaggctatcaCGTTGAAAGGAGGGGAAATACCGTTTgttgtgaaagaggaagagggaatACAGGCTGTCACAGTGGAAGAGGTAGAAGCTTTCAGAATAAAAAAGGAGATGGCTTCCTCTATCACATTGAAAGAAGAGCCTTTTGGAGGGAAGGAGGAGTCCATAACATTGAaagaagaaccttttggggtgaaagaagaggaggagacagaagatCCGATTAACACTG ATCCAAAAACGAGGCAATATGCAGTTTTCTGTCCCTcccagggctctacagtgaaggAGGACATCAGAAAGGTACAGGACGTATCTACTGTGGTATCTAATGTGGTACCCGTGAATCCCAGACAGTTTGGTGGTGATGACGATTCTATTCACTGCAACAAAGAATGGGACGTGAAAGACAAGGATTGGTTTCCTAGCAACAGGCTGAAAGCGGAGTCGGCTCCAGAGAGCCACACCCCAGAGCAGAGGGGGTGTGGT GACATGTCTTTCCCTCTCCCAGGGTCCCCAGGTCGTGCCTCTCCCACTGCTGCCTTACTGTGGGGTCTGAAGAGGGTGTCTGTGCGGCTGGTCGACTGCAGGAAAACACCGGGTCTGAGTGGGACTGTGAGAGGAAAAGAAGAGGGAGATTCAGATTCAA GTGAAAGACCAGACTCAGAGGGGCCAGAGATGTCCAAACCAGGAAGacaacaccactgctcccagtgtggaaagagttttacccggttAGGGTCCTTGAAAAGGCATGAAGGAATACACGCAGGAGAGGAgacttaccactgctcccagtgtggaaagagttttaccaggTTATTTAGCCTGAAAAGACATGAgatgatacacacaggagaaaagcctttccactgctcccagtgtggaaagagttttacccggttATGGCACCTGCAAATGGATGAGAGAAGGCAcagaggagagaagcctttctgcTGCTCcgattgtggaaagagttttacccaatTAGGGAGCCTGAAAGAACATGagagaatgcacacaggagaaaagcccttcAACTGTTCACTTTGTGGAAAGCGTTTTACCCATTTAGGGAGCCTGAAAGGACATGAGAGCATGCATAGAGGAGAAAAGCCCTTCCACTGCTCacattgtggaaagagttttacccggttGGGGCACCTGAAAACACACgagagaattcacacaggagaaaagcccttccactgctccctgtgtggaaagagttttactcagttaggGGGCCTGacaaaacataagatattacacaAAGGAGagaagcatttccactgctccctgtgtggaaagagttttatcCAGTTATGGGGCCTGAAAACACATGAGTGGACGCACATAAAAGAGAAGCCTCACccctgttcccagtgtggaaagagtttcacaCAGTCAAGATACCTGAAAAAACATGAGCTGACACACTCCGCAGAGAAGCCTTGA
- the LOC115178446 gene encoding zinc finger protein OZF-like isoform X2, with translation MSSQSYSPPASEEVCWTEKAALGMNIVVKEEEEEDITVIGMEEACRMKKEEEEAITLKGGEIPFVVKEEEGIQAVTVEEVEAFRIKKEMASSITLKEEPFGGKEESITLKEEPFGVKEEEETEDPINTDPKTRQYAVFCPSQGSTVKEDIRKDMSFPLPGSPGRASPTAALLWGLKRVSVRLVDCRKTPGLSGTVRGKEEGDSDSSERPDSEGPEMSKPGRQHHCSQCGKSFTRLGSLKRHEGIHAGEETYHCSQCGKSFTRLFSLKRHEMIHTGEKPFHCSQCGKSFTRLWHLQMDERRHRGEKPFCCSDCGKSFTQLGSLKEHERMHTGEKPFNCSLCGKRFTHLGSLKGHESMHRGEKPFHCSHCGKSFTRLGHLKTHERIHTGEKPFHCSLCGKSFTQLGGLTKHKILHKGEKHFHCSLCGKSFIQLWGLKTHEWTHIKEKPHPCSQCGKSFTQSRYLKKHELTHSAEKP, from the exons ATGAGCTCAcaaagctactctcctcctgctagtgaagaggtctgctggacggagaaagcaGCTCTGGGGATGAACATTGTCgtaaaagaagaagaggaggaggatattacAGTGATAGGAATGGAAGAAGCTTGTCGAatgaaaaaggaggaagaggaggctatcaCGTTGAAAGGAGGGGAAATACCGTTTgttgtgaaagaggaagagggaatACAGGCTGTCACAGTGGAAGAGGTAGAAGCTTTCAGAATAAAAAAGGAGATGGCTTCCTCTATCACATTGAAAGAAGAGCCTTTTGGAGGGAAGGAGGAGTCCATAACATTGAaagaagaaccttttggggtgaaagaagaggaggagacagaagatCCGATTAACACTG ATCCAAAAACGAGGCAATATGCAGTTTTCTGTCCCTcccagggctctacagtgaaggAGGACATCAGAAAG GACATGTCTTTCCCTCTCCCAGGGTCCCCAGGTCGTGCCTCTCCCACTGCTGCCTTACTGTGGGGTCTGAAGAGGGTGTCTGTGCGGCTGGTCGACTGCAGGAAAACACCGGGTCTGAGTGGGACTGTGAGAGGAAAAGAAGAGGGAGATTCAGATTCAA GTGAAAGACCAGACTCAGAGGGGCCAGAGATGTCCAAACCAGGAAGacaacaccactgctcccagtgtggaaagagttttacccggttAGGGTCCTTGAAAAGGCATGAAGGAATACACGCAGGAGAGGAgacttaccactgctcccagtgtggaaagagttttaccaggTTATTTAGCCTGAAAAGACATGAgatgatacacacaggagaaaagcctttccactgctcccagtgtggaaagagttttacccggttATGGCACCTGCAAATGGATGAGAGAAGGCAcagaggagagaagcctttctgcTGCTCcgattgtggaaagagttttacccaatTAGGGAGCCTGAAAGAACATGagagaatgcacacaggagaaaagcccttcAACTGTTCACTTTGTGGAAAGCGTTTTACCCATTTAGGGAGCCTGAAAGGACATGAGAGCATGCATAGAGGAGAAAAGCCCTTCCACTGCTCacattgtggaaagagttttacccggttGGGGCACCTGAAAACACACgagagaattcacacaggagaaaagcccttccactgctccctgtgtggaaagagttttactcagttaggGGGCCTGacaaaacataagatattacacaAAGGAGagaagcatttccactgctccctgtgtggaaagagttttatcCAGTTATGGGGCCTGAAAACACATGAGTGGACGCACATAAAAGAGAAGCCTCACccctgttcccagtgtggaaagagtttcacaCAGTCAAGATACCTGAAAAAACATGAGCTGACACACTCCGCAGAGAAGCCTTGA